CCCTTTGGCTACGGACAGAGGTCCATCATGCCGTATATAACGGTTAGTGGACACCACGTGACTGACAATCCATACTGCCAACCAAGGAATCCATTGTCGGTGGATATCGTTAATCACAACGCCAAGCTTGGACGCTTTATACATATGAATGACGACAGTATGAAGCTCATCTCCGATAAAGTGATGAATGAATTGTGATCCGGTCACGATATCAACACAAGCTTCTGATAAGTTCTTCACGTCAACTAGTTGAACAGTTATCCGCGGTTCGTCGTGAAAGAATTGCCGTGCCTCTTCACATGCTTCCTTCGTGACATCTACTAATTGAATCGTCACATCAATGCCTTTCTTATCTGCCCACCTAAGAATATGCCTATTCACATCTCCTGAACCTGCACCCACATCAAGAATAGATAATTGTGTCGGACGATCTGCGAGAATCCATAACCGCTCAACACCATAGATCGTAGGACTCGAAGCAGCAAATATTTGATTTAGCAGCCTTAAATCTCGTAATGCTTCGTGAAGATCATCTCCGCCCATGCTGAAATCATCCATCAATTCAGGTTCTTCGGCCCGGTTCTGTAACTTCTTAAAGATAAACATGATCTATAACCCATTCTTGTAGAATGCTAGAAGGAAGATACGTAAACTTAAGTAGTTCTGCTGTTAACCCAGGACCGAAGGCTAATGCAACACCGCTTGACGAACCTACTTGCCGAGTTTGAAGATCCTCACGCATCGCTTGTAAAACAAACAAAATCGTGACTGAAGACAAATTTCCATAATCACGTAGAACACTTCGGCTAAACTGAACCTGATCGTCGCTTAGTTCGAACATCTGTTGTACGATATCCACAATTCCTCGGCCTCCAGGATGAATGGCCCATAAGCTTGGTGCTTCTTCTCCATCTAAGAGCGATTCCATTTCCGTCGTTAGATAGCGCCCTAACAATTTGGGAATATTCGTTGACAGATAAAGGTCAAATCCATAATTACCAACTTCCCATATCATTTCCTCACTACACTCAGGTAGTAGAACCGAATGACCATCTCCTAATTGAAACAAACCTTTACTATTCTTATCCGCCATTCCTATAACGCATGCTGAAGCCCCATCCCCGAAGAATGACGCACCAAACAAAGCTTCTCGGTCACTTGAAGGCTGAAAATGAAGTGTGCACAGTTCCACGCATACAATTAAAATCTGTCTGCTTGACTGCCCTTCCACCAAAGTCCTAGCCAATTGAATTGCCTTCAGCCCAGCAGCACATCCCTGAAAAGTTAATGGGATCCGCTGTACTCGTGGAGATAGACCCATTTCCTTAACAAGAACAGCATCCAATCCCGGAAGGAATTGCCCTGTACAGCTTACCGTTATAAGATGAGTAATCTCTGAACCCTCAATCTCTCCATCAAGTAAGGCACCCTTCGCCGCTTGTAGCGCCAAAGGAATGGACTCTCTTTTATATATTCCCATCCGTTCTGCGGTGGAAGGAGCATCTCCTTGTCCTTCTGATGGCAAATAACGGCTTCTAGAACCATGTCCAAGGAGGCCCGGTTCACAGGTATATCGTGTTGCCACACCACATTGTTTAAATATTCTTCTAGCCCATCTTACTGAATTGGGAGAATCATGTAACGCTTCTTCTAGTTTATCTAACACCTCATCTTGTTCGATTCGGTGGGCAGGAAGAGCCGTACCTATGCCTAGTATAGAAATGCTCGGAGATTTCGTATCTATCATGTGTTCACAACTCCTTGTCCATGGTTTACGCCAAACTTCCGTTATGGAACAAGTTTATTCTTTAAACAGCTCGTATATGCATGAACGCTCAACTATCATCTATGTATCACACACAATAACTCTAAATGGGAGGTGCGCTTGAAATCTATTAGAAATTCTGCGAAAGCTATGTAAGTTCTACAAGAAATGAAATAAGCTGCCCTAGGGCAGCTTATCGTTGTTAAATCTCGGCTCTGCTCATATCCAAGGATTGCCCCCTGTCACGAGTCCCTAACCGAGCTTATATAAAGTCACTTCATAATCATTAAAAATATCCCCGATCATCTTCTCAACCACATTCCAATCCCCATTTGCCATTCCACAGCCCAGGTTATAGGGAAGAGCGACGCTAAGCTTCGACTCTATGGCTTTGTTCTTCAACTGTGTTAACGCGCTTTCAAGTGCTTCGTAATCTGTATATTGCTCCGATGTTTTACCATACTTAAATTGACCAAATAAATTAGCAATCATCGTACCATTCTGGCACTGAACGAGCTGACATCGACCAAGCAAAGATTTCTTATCTACTGCATTCATATACTCATTTTGATAAAAGGTGTAGGCTTCAGGAAACTTATCTCGTATTCCTTTTGCTGCTCCACTTCCCATGACCCCTTGGCAATTCACTTGATGGCCCAGAATATCTTCCTTTGCTTGAAAAAAATCTCCACTCACTACTTTAACTGTCATCCGATATTCCTCATCTCTTCAAAAATAAATAGAAAGATTATAATTTAACAATTATAATTGAATATATATTCTACCATTATTCACCATGTTGTTCTATAGTAAATGCTCTGGGATATCTAAGGAAGAGCCTCGAACTCTTCCAGATGCCAGATTTAGTATTTTGCTTCAACAACAACGGGTGAGTGAACATTTAAAATAAGAGCCATCCATAAAGTATATCTGGATGGCTCTTAACTATATTCTAGCGCTCTTCGCGAATATCCAGACTAGATTAGCAGACACAAGCTAAGCTACTACCCACTTCAATCAGCGCAGATTGCGCTTCTTGGCAGCTAGCAGGCGGTCCATCGACGTAGACCGCTCCTGTTCCCGCGGCGGCTCTGCCGATGCCGCTGCTTCTTGCGCCCCACCCGGCTGCGACTGCCGGGGCTTCGGTGCAGTTGGCGGCGCTGCGGAGCCGCCGCCATAAAAGGCTGCGGCGCGTTCCTTGCGCGCCGCTAGCCGAGTGAGCCCAGCGGCTGGCGTAGCCTCGCCGGGCTCACTCGCACGAGCAGGCCGCCGCCGCAAGGCCGCGGCGAGGCGTTCTGCCATTGCGCGCCATGGCAACGCCAAGCGGCGCACCGCAATATCTGCTACCCATAGCAGCAGAACAGCTACAAGTAACCTATAGTTCCAATCTTGTAGCGATTTAGTCGCCCTCGCTTTGGGTGCGAATAACTCCTCAGGGTGATCCCAAGATAGTATACGTCCACCCGTTAGTTCAGCAAGTCGACTCAACTCCTGCTGAGAGTCTCCAATTGTAATACGGTACTCTGGAGAATAAGGGACAATTAACCCACTTCCAGGTGCTACAACTTTGTCGCTTTTCCCGCTATCATCTACCAAAGACAACATGAAGGCTCCTGGTTTATCTACCGTCATATCCCCTGTGTAATGACCTGGAGATTCCTGAACAAGCATCACCTTTCGTTCCTTCAGATCTTCCCCAGTAACGACCGCTTGTAATGAATCGGGTACAGGTTCATCACCGTTAACAGCTACTTCTAAATGAACTTGATTTCCTTCAACCTCACTCTTTATTTCGTAAGGGGAAGCTGTAAACTGTGGAAAGGTCCATTTAATCATCTGTGTTAACACATCAGAGAAACCTGCCCAAGATACCCATTCCTTTGACCATTTTCCAGTTAAATCACTAGTCCAAGCTACAGTTCGGCCTGAACCGTACTGCCATCTAGACAATAGTGGATCTGGTTCTGGACTAACAAGCGCTGTCTGTGCAGTAGATTTCGAAGTTGTCGCTATATAACCATAAATCGTTGGTACGCCATTCTCAAAAAGAGTATTCCATTCCCCAGTATCCTGCAATGCAGGGATAAATGGCTTATCTACAATGTATGACTGGGCCATCATCACCGCTTCACGACTGAAAATAGCCGGTATCGTTGTTTCATCCTGAACGAAATAATAACGCCCTTTAGAAGACTCTGCTAAAGTTTGCAACAGCACAGTATCCGCATCCTGACCTACAGCCACTGAAGATAGTGTGATTTTATCCTTCTTCATTTGTTCTACAAGACCTTGATATGCCCCATTACCTGCTGACTGACCATCTGTCATTAGAATAATATGCTTACGCTGTGCTGTAACTGCTAACAATTTCTGTACAGCTGAATTTAATGCAGGATAAATATCTGTTCCTCCATTACTTGGAATGGATTGGATCTGACTTAATATGTCTTTCTTATCCGATACCTTTTGCGGTTCAACAACCCACCAAGGCTGATCGTCAAAAGCAACAACACCCACAGTATCTTTAGGCCGTAACAATTCAACAGTGCGCATTGCCGCTTCCTTGGCTAGCTCGATCTTAGCTCCACTCATACTCCCTGAACGGTCAATGACTAGAATTAGCCCAAGGGAAGGGATCTCACGCTTTCCTTCTAAATCCATCGACACAGGCAGTAGCTTCTCAATGGGAGTCTTGAAATACCCCCCCATACCGAAACTATCTTCACCACCTGCCATCATGAACCCGATCCCGTAGCTACGAACTGCCTGCTCAATGAGATCCATCTGACGCCCACTAACCCTGTCTCCCGACACATTGTTAAAAACGATACTATCATAGGCGCCATATTTAGCCAGTTCACTAGGTAAAAGTTCCGGCGCTATCACCTCGTATTGAATAAGTCCTGATAATAAAGCCGCCGTGATATTGTTAGAAGTTCCTTGCTCGCCTTCTACAATGAGCACTTTTGGGGGTCCATCTACGCGGGTAAAGGCATAACCTGTATTATTCGCAGACTGATCGTCACCCTCCATGAAGATTTCAGCACGATAACGATGTAATCCCGTTGTTTTAGCTAATCCCTTCAAACCATAGCGGTTATCTCCAGACGATACCTCGACCTTTTGCCTACCAATTTCTCGATTATCTTCATATAAACGTAGCTCTCCAGAGGCCTCGTAGGTGCTACGCAACAACACCTCGAAATAAAAAGATTCCGCTTGATAGAGCTTATCTGGTACAACAAGTTCTTCAACGGATACATCACGAATGGCTGGCTGAGGTGCTTCTAGAACATCAACTGCGATCCCTCGATCCTTAAGCAATCTTCCAGCGGAAAGCATACTCCCCACATTTTCTTCTCCATCTGAAACCATCACAATCCGTGAATCTCCAATCTGACTGAGAAGACTGCTCCCGAGCTGTAACCCTGCTTCCAAATTACTGAATTCTCGTTTCAACGAAGCATCGAATTGAACCTCATTAACCTCAGCCGAAGATAGCCGTCGTTCAACGGCAGAATCAAGACCAGCGGATACAAGGGACGTTTGATCTTCCTTGTCTTTACGCTTCGCTGATTCCTGAATCCACGCGACTAACTGATCTTCATCTGCCATGCTGTAGGAACGATCGACAAGATACACGACTTCCTTTTGATATACAAGGTTGTATGTTTGTATTCCTGAAAGCATCAGAACTAGCAATAATAGAATCGTCGACCTTATACCAATGGCCCATTTCTTACGCGAACCAGATAATCGGAAATCAGATTTATAGGCGTATACCATGAGTACAATCAACGGAATAAGTAGCAATAATAGCCATGGATGACTAAATTGAATGCCCACGTTGGTACACCCCCCATTCCAGCAATATGACAGTAAGTACAGCTGCAGCCAATATCCACATCAAAGATCTAGCGACCTGTGTCCCATTAGCGTGCCCCTTCTCCCCATCACCATGATTCTGTACCACAGCATCGGATGAAACATCAACGCCCTGTGTTAACAAAAGCTCCGTCTTCTGATCAACAGCTCCTTCGCTCGGATCAGTCGTCACCTCTACCCAGTAACGTGGAATATAACCATCTGCTCCCTGTTGCTCAAATGCGTATAATCCAGGTGTAGAAGGTACTCGTTGTAGAGCTATAAATCCTTGCGACCCTCGATCTGCTGCTATGGGTTCAATACCTGCTGATAAGGCTAGTCCAGCTTTAGCAACCCATTGTGCTTTCGCCGCTTCAACTGAGATGGGCACATCGATATGACTGCCTGCAATCACGCGTCCAAGTCCAGAACCTTCCCCACTAGTCAACCATGTTACCGCATTGTTAATGAGTATTGGAAATTCAGCAGATAACGGAAGATCACTATCCTCTAACTTAAAGAGAAAAGAAAGACGCGCATATCCTCCCTCTTTGCCAGCATATATAGCCGGCTTATCACCGATCTCAGCAATGGAATTTCCCCATACAGGTGGACTCTGGTCAAGCACAGTTCCGAAATACAACCCCGCTAAGGTCATATATTTCGTAACCGGATGATTTAATGGCTTTGCCTTCTCTCCACCGACTTTCACTTCTTGTCCCTCGCCACCAATGGTCCATAGAGGCGACTTACCTAACAATTTCGCCCACTCCCCCTGCTGCACAAATGCGGGAGCTATGCCTTCGATAATAACCAGATCAGGAGCTTGCTTGGGCACGGGAGGCTCTGACATATCCTTAGAATCCTCTGCTTGTTCACTCTTATCTATCGTCATCTTCGTAATTTCTGCACCCGTTAGTTGTAGTGCTCGCTCCAGAAATAAATTCCCGGAGCTTAAGTACAACACGCGAGGCGTAGTACTTCTACTTCCGAATGCAAAGGAAACGTTATCCGCCTCGTAATCATCACTCACCTGCAATTCAAGACGATATACCTCCGCGTCCTCTAGCTCTTGTAGATTGATCGTCGTATTCCCATCCGTCCGCCATTCTATAGTCTGTGTTCTTAGCAGTTTATCGTCCCCATAAAGCTCATACTCCACAGGTTCATTGTTTAGGCGGGTACTTTCTACCACTGCGACCGCTGTATTCCCTGCTTGGCCTTGCTGGACACCGAACTGTTTAATTGAAACATTATAGATCGCCGTTCCACCAATATCGATGACTTGACTCGCAACTTGAAAAGGAATCCCTTCCCCGTCACCCTTCCATTCTCCATCTGTAAATACCACAACTTCAGCATCTTGTTCCTCGCGAGTTAGCGCTGAGGCTAATGATAGCGTCTCACGATAGGCAGACTTACCGTAATAGGGTTCAAGTCCATCTATAGCTTCATTCAGCCTTGTCTGATCCTTCTCCCTAGAGATGACAATATTAGGATCGGATTCAAGACTGAGTAGCGTTATCTCACTTCCTTGAGCGTACTCTTCGATGTATTCCTTCACCTTAGCTTTCAATGCATCCATTCTTCTATATCCATCATCTACAGATTCATTGACCTCTGATGAATCTGTCGTTCTTGCACTCATGCTGCCGGAGGTATCCGCAACGATAACCACATGCCCTTTAGCATCAGCAGACACCCACCAATACGGCTGCATCAATGCAAATACAAGTAGGGCCGCTGCCAAGAGCTGCAACCACAACAGCAGACGACTCTGTAATTTCTGCCATGGACGGTTCGCCTCAATGTTGCGAAGAACCCGCTCCCATAACATATGGCTCGGTACCAACGTATCTATGAATTTCCGTTTCAACAAATACATGAGCAGAATGGCCGGTATACTCAAGCCAAATACCAGACCGAGCCACGACCCAATTCCCATGATTGATCCTCCTCAAAGCTTTGCGTAGCAAAGCTATCTTCGTAAGCATATACCAAACTTTGCATAGCAAAGTTATCTTCGTAAGCATATACAAAGCTTTGCGTAGCAAAGCTATCTTCGTAAGCATTATCCAAACTTTGCGTAGCAAAGTTATCTTCGTCACTCTATATTAAGTCATCACTAGTCCAGACTCTGCCAAGATGCCGAATACAGCCTCTTCAATCGGCATATCATTCGGAATCAGCACATAGGAAATGCCTCGTTCAGTTGCATAACTAGATAGGAAGTGCTGGTAGTTTTCCCATTCCTTTTTATATGTCTGTAGCACTTTCCCAGTCAAGGACACGTCCTTACCCGTCCCAATCTCACTATCTACAAGACGTAAATCTCCGCTGAACACCGGATTCATTTCTTCTTGAGATACAATATGCACAAGGACAACTTCTTGCCCAGCTCCTGCTAGACGAGATAATGCATTCCCAATTTCCTCTTCACCTTCATTTAGCCAAAAATCCGAAAATATCCAAGTCATCCCTGGAAGCCTTGGAATAGCGCCCGGTTCACTGAGACAGCTAGCTAGACTTCCTTCTCCTCCTACAGATGCCTCTTCAAGGAATTGAAACAATCGATGAATTGCTCCCCGTCCTCTTAGAATAGGAAGACGTGAGTCCAGAGAACGGCTATAATTTACTGCCTGTAAGCGTTCATATGAACAGAGTGCAATGTATCCAATGCTAGCGGCCAGTTGTTTAGCATACAATAGCTTACTCGGAACTTCGCTTACCCCATCGGTATTAGCTTTCGCTTTACGCTCTCCAAAATCCATCGATGTTGAACAGTCCACATACAGACTGACCATCAATTCCTGCTCATCCATGAACTGTCGGATAAACGGCTTACCTGTGCGAGAATATACACTCCAATCGAATCGCCGTATATCATCCCCGGGGGAGTATGGACGATAATCTGCAAATTCCAAGGAAGAACCTAAACGACGTGAACGCCGCTTCCCCTGAAGCGTGCCTGCCACCCTCCTGCCCGCACCCAGACTTAATCGTTCTAGGCGAGGAAGGATTTGTGGTGAGAGTAGATAGTGCCCACTCATGCCGTTCCCTCAAGACGATTCAGGATTTCCTGAACGATATGATCTGTTGAAATCCCCCTTGCTTGTGCTTCGAAGTTCAAGAACAGGCGATGCCGTAACGCTGGAATGGCTACGGCATGAATATCTCCAGTGGAGAGATGCATTCTACCTTGACATATAGCTCGTACTTTCCCTGTTGAGATAATCGATTGAATCCCACGTGGTCCTGATCCGAATCGGACGTACTTACGGACATCTTCTGGTGCAGATGATTCTTCTGGATGAGTCATCATAAGTAACTTCACAGCATAATCTAGCACTTCTTCTGCAACTAGCACTTCTTTGGCCCCTTGTTGTATTTCAATTAGCTCCGCACCAGTAGCTTGTTTATTCGCGACCGAGACATGTGATGAAGTTGTTCGACGCACAATTTCCTTCAATTCATCTGCGTTGGGATAAGGAACAAGAATCTTTAATAAGAACCGATCTAGTTGAGCTTCTGGAAGAGGATAGGTTCCCTCATTCTCCAGAGGATTCTGTGTAGCTAACACGAAAAATGGCTTGGGTAACACATGTGTATCATTTCCAATGGTAACCGTCTGCTCCTGCATCGCCTCTAGTAAAGCACTTTGCGTCTTCGGTGTTGCCCGGTTAATTTCATCTGCTAACACGATGCTACTAAATATCGGACCGCTCTGGAATGTCATCCCCGTCACCCCTTGATTACCAAAGGAAAGCACCTGTGTTCCTGTGATATCACTAGGCATTAAATCAGGTGTAAACTGAATCCGTGAGAAAGATAAGTCCAGACTATCAGCAATCGTACGCACTAACATAGTTTTCCCAAGGCCAGGTATACCTTCGAGTAAAGCATGACCTCCAGCAAAAATACACCAAAGCATCTGTTCTACTACCTCTTGCTGGCCTACAATCACTTCACCAATT
The nucleotide sequence above comes from Paenibacillus sp. IHBB 10380. Encoded proteins:
- a CDS encoding AAA family ATPase translates to MSDISIQPEAWKETIARVRAQIGEVIVGQQEVVEQMLWCIFAGGHALLEGIPGLGKTMLVRTIADSLDLSFSRIQFTPDLMPSDITGTQVLSFGNQGVTGMTFQSGPIFSSIVLADEINRATPKTQSALLEAMQEQTVTIGNDTHVLPKPFFVLATQNPLENEGTYPLPEAQLDRFLLKILVPYPNADELKEIVRRTTSSHVSVANKQATGAELIEIQQGAKEVLVAEEVLDYAVKLLMMTHPEESSAPEDVRKYVRFGSGPRGIQSIISTGKVRAICQGRMHLSTGDIHAVAIPALRHRLFLNFEAQARGISTDHIVQEILNRLEGTA
- a CDS encoding vWA domain-containing protein, with product MGIGSWLGLVFGLSIPAILLMYLLKRKFIDTLVPSHMLWERVLRNIEANRPWQKLQSRLLLWLQLLAAALLVFALMQPYWWVSADAKGHVVIVADTSGSMSARTTDSSEVNESVDDGYRRMDALKAKVKEYIEEYAQGSEITLLSLESDPNIVISREKDQTRLNEAIDGLEPYYGKSAYRETLSLASALTREEQDAEVVVFTDGEWKGDGEGIPFQVASQVIDIGGTAIYNVSIKQFGVQQGQAGNTAVAVVESTRLNNEPVEYELYGDDKLLRTQTIEWRTDGNTTINLQELEDAEVYRLELQVSDDYEADNVSFAFGSRSTTPRVLYLSSGNLFLERALQLTGAEITKMTIDKSEQAEDSKDMSEPPVPKQAPDLVIIEGIAPAFVQQGEWAKLLGKSPLWTIGGEGQEVKVGGEKAKPLNHPVTKYMTLAGLYFGTVLDQSPPVWGNSIAEIGDKPAIYAGKEGGYARLSFLFKLEDSDLPLSAEFPILINNAVTWLTSGEGSGLGRVIAGSHIDVPISVEAAKAQWVAKAGLALSAGIEPIAADRGSQGFIALQRVPSTPGLYAFEQQGADGYIPRYWVEVTTDPSEGAVDQKTELLLTQGVDVSSDAVVQNHGDGEKGHANGTQVARSLMWILAAAVLTVILLEWGVYQRGHSI
- a CDS encoding macro domain-containing protein, whose amino-acid sequence is MTVKVVSGDFFQAKEDILGHQVNCQGVMGSGAAKGIRDKFPEAYTFYQNEYMNAVDKKSLLGRCQLVQCQNGTMIANLFGQFKYGKTSEQYTDYEALESALTQLKNKAIESKLSVALPYNLGCGMANGDWNVVEKMIGDIFNDYEVTLYKLG
- a CDS encoding methyltransferase domain-containing protein, coding for MFIFKKLQNRAEEPELMDDFSMGGDDLHEALRDLRLLNQIFAASSPTIYGVERLWILADRPTQLSILDVGAGSGDVNRHILRWADKKGIDVTIQLVDVTKEACEEARQFFHDEPRITVQLVDVKNLSEACVDIVTGSQFIHHFIGDELHTVVIHMYKASKLGVVINDIHRQWIPWLAVWIVSHVVSTNRYIRHDGPLSVAKGFRAADWIKLREALGIPGLIYSWRPLFRYAVVIPQHSSQGEEGSGSRWSQ
- a CDS encoding type III polyketide synthase gives rise to the protein MIDTKSPSISILGIGTALPAHRIEQDEVLDKLEEALHDSPNSVRWARRIFKQCGVATRYTCEPGLLGHGSRSRYLPSEGQGDAPSTAERMGIYKRESIPLALQAAKGALLDGEIEGSEITHLITVSCTGQFLPGLDAVLVKEMGLSPRVQRIPLTFQGCAAGLKAIQLARTLVEGQSSRQILIVCVELCTLHFQPSSDREALFGASFFGDGASACVIGMADKNSKGLFQLGDGHSVLLPECSEEMIWEVGNYGFDLYLSTNIPKLLGRYLTTEMESLLDGEEAPSLWAIHPGGRGIVDIVQQMFELSDDQVQFSRSVLRDYGNLSSVTILFVLQAMREDLQTRQVGSSSGVALAFGPGLTAELLKFTYLPSSILQEWVIDHVYL
- a CDS encoding VWA domain-containing protein → MGIQFSHPWLLLLLIPLIVLMVYAYKSDFRLSGSRKKWAIGIRSTILLLLVLMLSGIQTYNLVYQKEVVYLVDRSYSMADEDQLVAWIQESAKRKDKEDQTSLVSAGLDSAVERRLSSAEVNEVQFDASLKREFSNLEAGLQLGSSLLSQIGDSRIVMVSDGEENVGSMLSAGRLLKDRGIAVDVLEAPQPAIRDVSVEELVVPDKLYQAESFYFEVLLRSTYEASGELRLYEDNREIGRQKVEVSSGDNRYGLKGLAKTTGLHRYRAEIFMEGDDQSANNTGYAFTRVDGPPKVLIVEGEQGTSNNITAALLSGLIQYEVIAPELLPSELAKYGAYDSIVFNNVSGDRVSGRQMDLIEQAVRSYGIGFMMAGGEDSFGMGGYFKTPIEKLLPVSMDLEGKREIPSLGLILVIDRSGSMSGAKIELAKEAAMRTVELLRPKDTVGVVAFDDQPWWVVEPQKVSDKKDILSQIQSIPSNGGTDIYPALNSAVQKLLAVTAQRKHIILMTDGQSAGNGAYQGLVEQMKKDKITLSSVAVGQDADTVLLQTLAESSKGRYYFVQDETTIPAIFSREAVMMAQSYIVDKPFIPALQDTGEWNTLFENGVPTIYGYIATTSKSTAQTALVSPEPDPLLSRWQYGSGRTVAWTSDLTGKWSKEWVSWAGFSDVLTQMIKWTFPQFTASPYEIKSEVEGNQVHLEVAVNGDEPVPDSLQAVVTGEDLKERKVMLVQESPGHYTGDMTVDKPGAFMLSLVDDSGKSDKVVAPGSGLIVPYSPEYRITIGDSQQELSRLAELTGGRILSWDHPEELFAPKARATKSLQDWNYRLLVAVLLLWVADIAVRRLALPWRAMAERLAAALRRRPARASEPGEATPAAGLTRLAARKERAAAFYGGGSAAPPTAPKPRQSQPGGAQEAAASAEPPREQERSTSMDRLLAAKKRNLR
- a CDS encoding DUF58 domain-containing protein; this translates as MSGHYLLSPQILPRLERLSLGAGRRVAGTLQGKRRSRRLGSSLEFADYRPYSPGDDIRRFDWSVYSRTGKPFIRQFMDEQELMVSLYVDCSTSMDFGERKAKANTDGVSEVPSKLLYAKQLAASIGYIALCSYERLQAVNYSRSLDSRLPILRGRGAIHRLFQFLEEASVGGEGSLASCLSEPGAIPRLPGMTWIFSDFWLNEGEEEIGNALSRLAGAGQEVVLVHIVSQEEMNPVFSGDLRLVDSEIGTGKDVSLTGKVLQTYKKEWENYQHFLSSYATERGISYVLIPNDMPIEEAVFGILAESGLVMT